Within Deinococcus wulumuqiensis R12, the genomic segment CGGCGTCGTCGAACACGACCACCGGGTTTTTGCCGCCCAGCTCGAAGTGAACGCGCTTGAGGGTGTCGGCCCCCTGCCGCATGATGTGGCTGCCGGTGGTCGTCTCGCCCACGAAGGCGACGGCCTTGATGAGCGGGTGCTCAGTCAGGCTCTTGCCCGCGCTCTCGCCGAAGCCGTGAACGAGGTTATGCACGCCCCCAGGTAGCCCCGCCTCGTCCATAATTTCGGCCAGCAAGGTGGCACTCACCGGCGACCACTCGGCGGGCTTGTGCACCACCGTGCAACCTGCCGCCAGCGCGGGCGCAATTTTCCAGGTGGACAGCATAAACGGCGTGTTCCAGGGCGTAATCACCCCGACCGGGCCGATGGGCTGGCGAATGGAGTAGTTGATGAAGCCGGGCGCGGGCAGGCTCTGACCGTCCTGGGCAGCGGGGGCGCGGTCAGCGTAAAAGCGGAAGTTCTCGGCCCCACGCGCCGCCGCCGACTTCATGAAACGGATGGCCTGCCCCGTGTCGGTGCTTTCCAGCACGGCGATTTCCTGGCTGCGCTTTTCGATCAGGTCGGCAATTCGGTGCAGGATTTTGCGGCGTTCGGCCCCGCTCACCTCGCGCCAGGTCTGGAAGGCGTCATGGGCGGCCCTGGCGGCGCGGTCAATGTCGCCCGCGTCCCCTTCGGCCACCTTCACCAGAAAGTCGTTGTCTACGGGCGAGTGCGTGTCGAACGTCTTGCCCGCCTGCCCGTCCACCCACTGCCCGCCGATGAAGTGCTGAAGGCCGTTGTTCAAGCGGCTCTCGGTGAGCTGGGCGAGGAGGTCGTGATTGGCCTGAGCGGATTCTGATCGGGTCATGTTGAACACTCCTTACTTGGGAAGGCTGATGGAATAGGCGAGAAACGGCTCGGTAGTCAGCGTTGTGCTGCCACGCTTGACCTTAACTGTTCCGCCTCTTGTACTCAATTCAACGTCATAGGTAAAGCCGTCTGAGGTTTGCCAAGAATAGAGCCGCCGAAAATCAGTAATGCGATTGGCTTGGATGCGAGTAGACGCATAGCCCTTGTCACCATTTTTCAAAAAAACGCCTCTTGAATTGTCAAAATTGCGGGTGGCATAGGTAACCTTGCAAAAGAGAGGTTCGGAGCAAGGTGTTTCCCAGACGATGACGGTGCGCTTCTGCGTTACGCCGATGAAGGTCGCGTCTTTGGCGTAGCGGCACTTGTAAACGTCGTTCCCCAGCTTGAATTCGCCTGTTTTGGTCATGCGGTAGGCGGGGTCGTTGGTGTTTTCGATGTTGCTGGTGTGGTAATAGCCGCTTTGGCCTTTGCGTGGGCCGGAAGTCAGTTTAAGCGGCGTGTAAATATGGCCTGCGCCGGGGTCAGGTGCTCCGATTTGTACCTCGGAAACCTGAATTTTCCCCAGTCCTGCCGCTGTTTTGGGCCATTCGTGCAGTTCTGCGGGTGTGGTTTGAGGATTCGTCGTTGCCGGAACGGCGTACTGAATCAATGCCAGTACGCGGCTGGGGGAGTCGCACCAGGCCCAGAGCGGTTGACCGCCACTGAAGGAAGTCATGAGAAAACGGCCCGTTTCGGGGGCAGGAGTCAGGGCACGCGGCGCACTCGCACTTGCCCCAGCCCACAGCAGAGCGCAGGCCAGCAACATTCGTTTTTTCATCCTGTCAGTCTGCGTATACCCCATGAGACTCCTGTCAGGAAACGCCCGCTTTCCTGTCCCGATTCGCACTGTGTTGACCTTTGACCTCAAAGGATACGGGGCATTTGCCCGCCTTGCACCTGGCGAAACCGACAAGTTTTTCGGCCTGGTTTGTAGAATCCTATAAATGTTCGGCACCGCTGACACGTCCGACTTACTCAACCTCCTGACCGAATTACGCAGTGCGGCTGCGGCAACCCAGCCCGAGCGTGAACTGGTGGACGTGCTGGCGAGGCGTACCGGGGGCGGGGCCGAAATTCGGGCGAGTTGGGGCGCGGTGGTGGCTGAGGCTGGAGAAAAAACAGGCATAGGCCAGAGCTTTCGCTTGCAGCAGGGGCGGCGGCATGTGGGACGGCTCACCCTCTGGACTGGGCCGGAGTGGGCGGCGCTGGGGCCGCTGGCGGCAGACTACGCGCTGCTTTCGCGCCTGCAATCGGCGGCGGCAGGGTCGGCGCGGCGACGGGTGGGCGAGCGCACGCTGAGCGCATTGTTGTCGGGCGAATTGCCGCTGGGTGACGAGGCTTTTGCGGTGGCACTGGCTGACCTTGGCAGGGGCGAAGGCCGAGGCACCCGCGCTCAGGCGGCGCAGGCGTACGCGCTGGACGTGCTGACCGAGGTGGGTGAAGGCTACCTGACCGCCACCGGACTGGACGGTTTGGCGACGGTGTGGCAGGGGCGGGCGCTGTGGTGGTGGCCGTCTGAACATCCCGTGCAGGAGGGGGCCAGCCTGTTCGCGGCGCTGCGGGAATCGGTGGGCGGCGTGCGTCTGGGCGTCAGCGAGCGGCACCGGGGAGAAGGGCTGGCCGCCGCTCTGGACGAAGCGCGGCAGGCCCTCGGCGCGGTGGGGAGCAGCGGCGTGCAGGTCTTTCAGAACCTCGACCCCCTCACGCCCCTGCTGCGAACGGAAGCCGCCGCCCAGCTCCGCGCCCAGCTTCGTGCCCGCCTCGCCACGCTGCAGGACGCGGGCAAAGTCGAGACGACGCTGCGTCTTTACCTCACCCACACCGGCCCGCTGACGGCGCTGGCCGGGGCGCAGCACATCCACGTCAACACCCTGCGTTACCGTCTGAAACGCGCCGAGGACGCTCTGGGCGCATCGCTGACTGACCCGGCGACGCTGGCGCGGCTGTATCTGGCTTTCGGGGTGGAGTGATACGGATTCCGATTGAATCTGGTCGTTTCAGATTCAATCCGACTTGCAAAGCTGCGCAGCAGAGCGGATGCGAGTAGGAAAAAATACGGATTCCGCGATATGGATGCACAGGCGGCGCTTTCCCGACTGTGCAGGAATGAAGCGGAATCCGTATGACTCATGAGTTGCATTTATGCAGCCTGCCCAGTTTTTGCCGACAGCAACGTCAGTTCAGCAGCATCCAGGCGGTAAAGGGCCGCAAGGAGCGTGCGGCGGACGACGTGCGGCATGAGGACGAGGCGGACTTCTTCCCCCGCTTCACTCAGGGTCAGGCACCAGGCCGGGCATTGCCCCCCTGTCATCCCTGCCCTGAATTGCTGGTAGAGGGCCAGAGAAATGCTAAGCCACACGAGAAAGATCCAATTGTCGATGCCCGTCTCCGTTCGGAGACGGGTTTCCTTTAGTCCAAAGTCATGCTTGGCCGATTTGAAGAAAGACTCGATGAGCCACCGTCTTTTGTGGCGTCTGGTCAGTGTTCGCGCCGTTCCCGGTTGCGTGTCCAGCACGTAGAAACGCTTCATCTTGTCGTTACGCGGCAGGTCTACCCAGGACACATAGAGGGGCACCCCCGGTAAACCGGCCAGTTCAACACATTCGCCGCGCCCTGCCTCCTTGAGTTGACGACCATCAGCCAAGAGGAGGTTAGACCGGCCACCGATACTGATGTGCTCAAACCCCCACCAACGCAGCAAATCCAGTGCATCTGCGCTGTAGAAGCCCGAATCCATCACCAGGAACTGAGGGAGATCTCCCCAGAGATAGGGGTGAAAGCGCCGGATGAGCTTCAGGGCCAACTGGATCGGTGTTTCTTCCTGTGCTGGGTCATAGATGGCGTGGCCCATCGGAAAGCTGAGCTTTCCGATGCTGACGTGGATGACGACGAGATGGAGACCGAACACACCGTTGTAGGTTCGCGTGTACGGGAGGCTCTTTCCCGTTTTCTCGATGCTGGTCAGGTCCACCCGAATCACCAACCAGGGTTTTTGACCACGCAGACGGTCATAAGCAGCACGGAGAGCCTTCACTTGGAAGCGCAGACGCGCTTTTTCCAGTGGTTGGGTGTTCATTGTATTGAGCAGTCGGCTGACAGTGCTGGGTGAGCAGGTCTTGACCTGACGGAGTTGCTTGCGACTTCCCCCTTCGAGAAACATGCTCAAGGTGCCCTCGAACGTGCGCCATTTCGTCGGGGCCAATTCGGCCTCCAGGGCGCGGTAGAATTCCTGTACGTCTGGGAGCGAGTTTTTCTTTTTGGTCACGCAAGACAGAAAAGCACGTTCCAGACGTGCTTATTGGGACTATTCACTCAATGCAACTCATGAGTATGAGCAATGGTGCGGACAGTTTCGAGGGGATAGAGGGGAGGTCTCCGGTACGGTGAGGTTGAAATGACTTCACGCACAGGAGACCTGCTTCGATGTTACTGATTCTGCTGACCCTTTTGGCCCTGCCCGCCCATCAACATCGTTTTTTTGCTGCACTCATTCCGCTTTGGCAAGCCATTCCCGGTCGGATCAACGCCAGGAATTTCAGCCGCTATAGCGGCTGGAACGAACGGACGCTCCGCCGCTGGTTTCAGAAGACCTTGCCGTGGGCGGAGCTGCACTGGGGCCTGCTGCAACTCCTGGTGCGACTGGGCGTGTTGGAAGGGCGCTTCATCTTGGCACTGGATGCCAGCTTCGTTCCCAAGTCGGGCAAGCACACCGCAGGGTTGGGGGCCTTCTGGAACGGTGCATCGCACCGTTCCGAAACCGGCTTGGAGCTGTCGTGTCTGGCGCTGCTGAGCTGGTCGGGCCATCATGCCTTCCCTGTCCATGTGCAACAAACTCAACCACGTGGACAAAAGGCTGACCGCCTCGAACAGTACCTGGATCAACTGGTGTCTTTCCTCAAGCAGCGCCGCGCCTGGTTAGCTCAGCATCTCCGGGTGGTGGTCGCCGATGGTCAGTACGCCAAGACGATGTTCATGGACGCCGTGAGTCGCGAAGGCTACGCCTTCGTGACCAAAATGCAGTGCAACGCCAACCTGCTTTACCCCTTTACCGGCGCACATCCCAAGCGGCGAGGAGGCCGACAGAAATGGGCTGGAAAGGTTGATTTCATCCACTTCGATGGGTGGGCCAGTGTGCCTGGTGAGGACCGAGAACGGGTGTGGACGCGCGTCGTGTGGGCCCCCCACTATACGCGGTTCCTCCGAGTTGTGGTCATCCAAAATTTGGACCGACGCGGCAAGGTGAAGGGGCATGTGGTGCTCTGTAGCACGGACCCGACTCTGCCAGCGGAGCAGATTCGGGCGCTCTACAGCGCCCGGTTCAGGCTGGAATTCGTGTTCCGGGATGCCAAGCAGTTCGCGGGGTTGAACACGTGTCAGCTTCGCCGCACCATCGCGTTGGAAAACCACTGGAATGCCGCCTTCTTTGCGCTGAGTCTGGGACGGGCAGAGGTCTTGCTCGAAGAGGCAGGACGCCTGCAGCGTCCTGCCTCCCGGATGGTGTTCTCCTATGAAGACATCAAAAGGCGGGCCTACAACCAGCTTTTTGCCCGCCGAATTCTTCGCAATCTCGGTCTTGAGGCGCGATTTCACGAGTTGGAAAAACATCCGACTAGGCCGCTTGAACTCGGCGTCAAAGCCGCCTAAAACTGTCCGCACCATTGATGAGGCCG encodes:
- the hpaE gene encoding 5-carboxymethyl-2-hydroxymuconate semialdehyde dehydrogenase; the protein is MTRSESAQANHDLLAQLTESRLNNGLQHFIGGQWVDGQAGKTFDTHSPVDNDFLVKVAEGDAGDIDRAARAAHDAFQTWREVSGAERRKILHRIADLIEKRSQEIAVLESTDTGQAIRFMKSAAARGAENFRFYADRAPAAQDGQSLPAPGFINYSIRQPIGPVGVITPWNTPFMLSTWKIAPALAAGCTVVHKPAEWSPVSATLLAEIMDEAGLPGGVHNLVHGFGESAGKSLTEHPLIKAVAFVGETTTGSHIMRQGADTLKRVHFELGGKNPVVVFDDADLEKALDAVVFMIYSLNGERCTSSSRVLIQEGIYDEFTRKIAERAANIRVGDPLDPETEIGPLVHPRHFEKVMSYFDKAREEGATIAEGGVRVGESGNFVRPTLFTGARNDMRIAQEEIFGPVLTAIPFTDEADALALANDVKYGLAGYLWTNDVTRAHRFAHGLEAGMIWVNSENVRHLPTPFGGVKNSGIGRDGGDYSFEFYMETKNIAISLGTHKTARLGVGQAPAVGQKEAGE
- a CDS encoding PucR family transcriptional regulator, whose product is MFGTADTSDLLNLLTELRSAAAATQPERELVDVLARRTGGGAEIRASWGAVVAEAGEKTGIGQSFRLQQGRRHVGRLTLWTGPEWAALGPLAADYALLSRLQSAAAGSARRRVGERTLSALLSGELPLGDEAFAVALADLGRGEGRGTRAQAAQAYALDVLTEVGEGYLTATGLDGLATVWQGRALWWWPSEHPVQEGASLFAALRESVGGVRLGVSERHRGEGLAAALDEARQALGAVGSSGVQVFQNLDPLTPLLRTEAAAQLRAQLRARLATLQDAGKVETTLRLYLTHTGPLTALAGAQHIHVNTLRYRLKRAEDALGASLTDPATLARLYLAFGVE
- a CDS encoding transposase, yielding MTKKKNSLPDVQEFYRALEAELAPTKWRTFEGTLSMFLEGGSRKQLRQVKTCSPSTVSRLLNTMNTQPLEKARLRFQVKALRAAYDRLRGQKPWLVIRVDLTSIEKTGKSLPYTRTYNGVFGLHLVVIHVSIGKLSFPMGHAIYDPAQEETPIQLALKLIRRFHPYLWGDLPQFLVMDSGFYSADALDLLRWWGFEHISIGGRSNLLLADGRQLKEAGRGECVELAGLPGVPLYVSWVDLPRNDKMKRFYVLDTQPGTARTLTRRHKRRWLIESFFKSAKHDFGLKETRLRTETGIDNWIFLVWLSISLALYQQFRAGMTGGQCPAWCLTLSEAGEEVRLVLMPHVVRRTLLAALYRLDAAELTLLSAKTGQAA
- a CDS encoding transposase, with protein sequence MLLILLTLLALPAHQHRFFAALIPLWQAIPGRINARNFSRYSGWNERTLRRWFQKTLPWAELHWGLLQLLVRLGVLEGRFILALDASFVPKSGKHTAGLGAFWNGASHRSETGLELSCLALLSWSGHHAFPVHVQQTQPRGQKADRLEQYLDQLVSFLKQRRAWLAQHLRVVVADGQYAKTMFMDAVSREGYAFVTKMQCNANLLYPFTGAHPKRRGGRQKWAGKVDFIHFDGWASVPGEDRERVWTRVVWAPHYTRFLRVVVIQNLDRRGKVKGHVVLCSTDPTLPAEQIRALYSARFRLEFVFRDAKQFAGLNTCQLRRTIALENHWNAAFFALSLGRAEVLLEEAGRLQRPASRMVFSYEDIKRRAYNQLFARRILRNLGLEARFHELEKHPTRPLELGVKAA